From Nocardioides daedukensis, the proteins below share one genomic window:
- a CDS encoding IS3 family transposase gives MSPARRRAATTHLVRKFKVSERRACKVTGQHRSSNRYVPVPSDFEQRLVAAMNKIADRYPRFGYRRVHALLVADGWEVNVKRVERLWRREGLRVPPPRSKASGQKALGTDAHSLWMLPATSQGHVWSYDFMSLRTAKGAGLRVLNVIDEFTRICVGAHVGYSIGATEVRHVLERIFEDHGRPQMIRSDNGREFIAASLLNWLKDDQGVAPVQVAKASPQQNGFIERFNGSMRDELLNREVFHSLAEARVVIGQWVEHYNHERPHSGLQMRTPIGYAAYIATQPSLSTAPCERGE, from the coding sequence GTGAGCCCGGCTCGGCGCCGGGCTGCCACCACGCACTTGGTCCGTAAGTTCAAGGTCTCCGAGCGTCGCGCCTGCAAAGTCACTGGTCAGCATCGCTCGTCCAACCGGTACGTCCCGGTCCCGTCCGACTTCGAGCAGCGGTTGGTTGCGGCGATGAACAAGATCGCTGATCGGTACCCGCGGTTCGGGTATCGCCGGGTCCACGCACTGCTCGTCGCGGACGGCTGGGAGGTCAACGTCAAACGCGTGGAGCGGTTGTGGCGCCGAGAGGGGCTTCGGGTCCCGCCGCCGCGGTCCAAGGCGTCAGGGCAGAAGGCACTGGGCACTGACGCCCATTCGTTGTGGATGCTCCCGGCAACCAGCCAGGGCCATGTGTGGTCCTACGACTTCATGAGCCTGCGCACCGCAAAGGGGGCCGGGCTGCGGGTGTTGAACGTGATCGATGAGTTCACCCGCATCTGCGTGGGTGCTCATGTCGGGTACTCGATTGGTGCGACCGAGGTCCGCCACGTTCTGGAACGGATCTTTGAGGATCACGGCCGGCCGCAGATGATCCGCTCGGACAACGGCCGCGAGTTCATCGCCGCCAGCTTGCTGAACTGGCTCAAGGACGACCAGGGCGTCGCGCCGGTCCAGGTCGCGAAGGCGAGCCCGCAGCAGAACGGGTTCATCGAACGCTTCAACGGCTCGATGCGCGATGAGCTCTTGAATCGCGAGGTCTTCCACTCCCTGGCCGAGGCGCGGGTCGTGATCGGGCAATGGGTCGAGCACTACAACCACGAGCGGCCTCACTCAGGCCTTCAGATGCGCACACCGATCGGCTACGCCGCGTATATTGCGACCCAGCCGTCGTTGTCGACGGCGCCTTGTGAGAGGGGTGAATGA
- a CDS encoding transposase: protein MAAAKRFTTEQIVAKLREAEKLQAQGSTIPQVVKRLQVSEQTFYRWRSKYGALKEDEAHRLKALEAENARLKRIVAEQALDISMLKDLQKGNW, encoded by the coding sequence ATGGCGGCAGCGAAGCGGTTCACTACTGAGCAGATCGTGGCGAAGTTGCGCGAGGCGGAGAAGCTTCAGGCGCAGGGGTCGACGATCCCGCAGGTGGTCAAGCGGTTACAGGTCAGTGAGCAGACGTTCTATCGGTGGCGGTCCAAGTACGGGGCGTTGAAGGAGGACGAGGCGCACCGGTTGAAGGCGCTCGAGGCCGAGAACGCCCGTCTGAAGCGGATTGTGGCCGAGCAGGCCTTGGACATCTCGATGTTGAAGGACCTGCAAAAGGGAAACTGGTGA
- a CDS encoding GNAT family protein, which translates to MTLQHGSVTLRAIEYSDSRDWRDARTRNAEWLKPWDATMPPDAAGRPATFRGMVKRLSKLAREDQAMPFVVLVDGEFAGQVTVSNIVRGSAQFASLGYWLDRRFAGRGVIPLSVALVIDYCFGVAGLHRMEISVRPENTNSLRVVEKLGIREVGYAPRYLHIDGAWRDHRQFAITREECPGGLVARLEPSES; encoded by the coding sequence GTGACGTTGCAGCACGGGTCGGTGACCCTGCGGGCGATCGAATATTCCGACTCCCGCGACTGGCGTGACGCGCGGACCCGCAATGCCGAGTGGCTCAAGCCGTGGGACGCGACGATGCCGCCGGATGCGGCGGGACGGCCGGCGACCTTCCGGGGGATGGTCAAGCGGCTCTCGAAGTTGGCTCGTGAGGACCAGGCGATGCCGTTCGTGGTGCTCGTCGACGGTGAGTTCGCCGGGCAGGTGACGGTGAGCAACATCGTGCGCGGCTCGGCGCAGTTCGCCTCCTTGGGTTATTGGCTCGACAGACGCTTCGCTGGGCGCGGGGTGATCCCGCTGTCGGTGGCACTGGTCATCGACTACTGCTTCGGGGTGGCCGGGCTGCACCGGATGGAGATCTCGGTCCGCCCGGAGAACACCAACTCCCTGCGGGTGGTGGAGAAGCTCGGGATCCGCGAGGTCGGCTATGCCCCGCGCTACCTGCACATCGACGGTGCCTGGCGCGATCACCGGCAGTTCGCGATCACTCGCGAGGAGTGTCCCGGCGGGCTGGTGGCCCGGTTGGAGCCCTCGGAGTCCTGA
- a CDS encoding MogA/MoaB family molybdenum cofactor biosynthesis protein produces MEHLSSPLVAAVVVASNRAAAGVYEDNTGPLIHAALERWGFAPTPVAVVPDGDPVRDAVAAALADGARLVLTTGGTGLTPTDRTPEAVRPLLDREVPGIAEAIRAYGVANGIATAALSRGLAGVAGRALVVNLPGSRGGVKDGLAVLEPIVRHALEQITGGDH; encoded by the coding sequence ATGGAGCATCTGAGTTCGCCGTTGGTCGCGGCGGTCGTGGTTGCCTCCAACCGGGCCGCGGCCGGGGTCTATGAGGACAACACCGGACCGCTCATCCACGCGGCGCTGGAGCGGTGGGGCTTCGCGCCGACGCCGGTTGCCGTCGTACCCGACGGGGATCCGGTGCGCGACGCCGTCGCTGCCGCGCTGGCCGACGGTGCCCGACTGGTGCTGACCACCGGCGGAACCGGCCTGACGCCGACCGACCGCACCCCCGAGGCGGTGCGACCGCTGCTGGACCGCGAGGTGCCGGGCATCGCCGAGGCGATCCGGGCGTACGGCGTCGCCAACGGCATCGCGACTGCCGCGCTGTCGCGGGGCCTGGCCGGGGTCGCGGGGCGCGCACTCGTGGTGAACCTGCCCGGCTCGCGCGGGGGAGTCAAGGACGGGTTGGCGGTGCTCGAGCCGATCGTGCGCCACGCCCTGGAGCAGATCACCGGCGGTGACCATTGA
- the moaC gene encoding cyclic pyranopterin monophosphate synthase MoaC: protein MAATGSHGTGRLTHVDESGAARMVDVSAKPVTAREATAAGRVLVSSEVIALLRGEGVPKGDALAVARLAGIMGAKQTPSLIPLCHPLSISGVEVDLTVTDDSVDISATVRTTDRTGVEMEALTAVAVAALTVIDMVKAVDKAAVISDVRITAKSGGKSGTWSI, encoded by the coding sequence ATGGCCGCCACGGGTTCCCACGGGACTGGTCGGCTCACCCACGTCGACGAGAGTGGCGCCGCCCGGATGGTCGACGTCTCGGCCAAGCCGGTCACCGCTCGTGAGGCGACCGCCGCCGGACGGGTGCTCGTCTCGTCCGAGGTGATCGCGCTGCTGCGGGGCGAGGGCGTGCCCAAGGGTGACGCGCTCGCGGTGGCTCGCCTGGCCGGGATCATGGGCGCCAAGCAGACGCCGTCGTTGATCCCGTTGTGCCACCCGCTGTCGATCTCCGGGGTCGAGGTGGACCTCACCGTCACCGACGACTCGGTGGACATCTCTGCCACCGTCCGCACCACCGACCGCACCGGCGTCGAGATGGAGGCGCTCACGGCAGTGGCCGTTGCCGCCCTCACCGTGATCGACATGGTCAAGGCGGTGGACAAGGCCGCGGTGATCAGCGACGTACGGATCACCGCGAAGTCGGGTGGGAAGTCCGGCACATGGAGCATCTGA
- the glp gene encoding gephyrin-like molybdotransferase Glp, producing the protein MTELISVRDHLDRVLDTIRPLGIYEQTLLDACGLPTAEDVVAPMPLPAFDNSAMDGYAVNQLDVVDASPDHPIHLPVVGELGAGQSRILALSPGTAVKIMTGAPVPSGATAVVPYEWTDRGVAQVQISKAPKPGQHIRRAGEDIEKGDVLISAGSVLGPRHVGLLAAVGRATISARPKPRVVIMSTGTELRDPGTPLGHDSIYDSNSYMLAAAVRAVGGIPYRVGPVPDERKVFTEALRDQLVRADLVVTSGGVSEGDYDVVKESLKSVGHVWFGGVAMQPGKPQGFGLIGDERTPIFTLPGNPVSSYVSFQVFVLPAIRKLMGCRVLERPTHTARLTHGLSSPEGKTQFVRASYDSRTATPVGGNGSHLIGDLADSNALIVVPPEQTSLAPGSSVEVMLLDEEF; encoded by the coding sequence GTGACTGAACTGATCTCCGTCCGCGACCACCTCGATCGTGTCCTCGACACGATCAGGCCCCTGGGCATCTATGAGCAGACCCTGCTCGACGCCTGCGGGCTGCCGACCGCGGAGGACGTGGTGGCGCCGATGCCGCTGCCGGCCTTCGACAACTCGGCGATGGACGGCTATGCCGTCAACCAACTCGACGTCGTCGACGCCTCGCCGGACCACCCGATCCACCTGCCCGTGGTCGGGGAACTGGGTGCCGGACAGAGCCGGATCCTCGCGCTCTCCCCGGGGACCGCGGTGAAGATCATGACCGGTGCACCGGTGCCGAGCGGCGCGACTGCCGTGGTGCCCTATGAGTGGACCGACCGCGGTGTCGCGCAGGTCCAGATCAGCAAGGCGCCCAAGCCCGGCCAGCACATCCGTCGGGCGGGCGAGGACATCGAGAAGGGTGACGTGCTGATCTCCGCCGGCTCGGTGCTCGGGCCGCGTCACGTCGGTCTCCTGGCCGCGGTCGGGCGCGCCACCATCTCGGCCCGCCCCAAGCCCCGCGTCGTGATCATGTCGACCGGCACCGAGTTGCGCGACCCGGGAACGCCGCTGGGGCACGACTCGATCTATGACTCCAACTCCTACATGCTCGCCGCCGCCGTGCGCGCGGTTGGCGGGATCCCCTATCGGGTGGGGCCCGTGCCCGACGAGCGCAAGGTCTTCACCGAGGCACTGCGCGACCAGCTGGTCCGCGCCGACCTGGTGGTCACCAGTGGTGGGGTGAGCGAGGGCGACTACGACGTGGTCAAGGAGTCGTTGAAGTCGGTGGGCCACGTCTGGTTCGGCGGCGTCGCGATGCAGCCCGGCAAGCCGCAGGGCTTCGGGCTGATCGGTGACGAGCGCACCCCGATCTTCACGTTGCCGGGCAACCCGGTCTCCTCCTATGTCTCCTTCCAGGTCTTCGTGCTTCCCGCGATCCGCAAGCTGATGGGTTGCCGGGTGCTGGAGCGCCCGACCCACACGGCGCGGCTCACCCACGGGCTGTCCTCGCCGGAGGGCAAGACTCAGTTCGTCCGGGCCAGCTATGACTCGCGGACCGCAACCCCGGTCGGTGGCAACGGCTCGCACCTGATCGGCGACCTGGCTGACTCGAACGCCCTCATCGTCGTACCCCCGGAGCAGACCTCATTGGCTCCCGGATCGTCGGTCGAGGTCATGCTGCTCGACGAGGAGTTCTAG
- a CDS encoding UTP--glucose-1-phosphate uridylyltransferase codes for MGSSALNRALGKMAEAGIDDSAQDVFAHYFRLLEAGETGLIPESAIEPLEMESLADVQVDEETAAAAIATTAVIKLNGGLGTSMGMDRAKSLLCVRRGLSFLDIIARQTLALRKAYGAPLPLIFMNSFRTSADTMEALERYADLAVEGLPLEFLQNKVPKLLVDDLSPVSWPADPTLEWCPPGHGDIYTALVGSGLLDQLLEAGMERIFVSNSDNLGAVADPRVAGWFAQSGAPFAIEAARRTASDRKGGHFARRRSDGRIILRESGQTRDEDRAALADLDRHRYMSTNNLWVDLVALKRLLDERHGVVGLPLIRNVKHVDPADPTSPEVIQVETAMGAAIEVFEGARTIEVGRDRFVPVKTTDDLLVLRSDVYDLGSDFVLEQVAEGLPYVALDPKVYRLVREFDQRFPEGAPSLRDASSLTVEGDWTFEHGVRVKGAVALEKPSSAKRVSSGSVLGD; via the coding sequence ATGGGCAGTTCAGCGCTGAACCGGGCACTCGGCAAGATGGCCGAGGCGGGCATCGACGACTCCGCACAGGACGTCTTTGCACACTACTTCCGACTCCTGGAGGCCGGCGAGACCGGGCTGATCCCGGAGTCGGCGATCGAGCCGTTGGAGATGGAGTCCCTCGCCGATGTCCAGGTAGACGAGGAGACCGCGGCCGCGGCGATCGCCACCACCGCGGTGATCAAGCTGAACGGCGGCCTCGGCACCTCGATGGGGATGGACCGGGCCAAGTCCCTGCTGTGCGTGCGCCGCGGGCTGTCCTTCCTCGACATCATCGCGCGGCAGACGCTCGCGCTGCGCAAGGCGTACGGCGCCCCGCTGCCGCTGATCTTCATGAACAGCTTCCGGACCTCTGCCGACACGATGGAGGCACTCGAGCGCTACGCCGACCTGGCCGTCGAGGGCCTGCCGCTGGAGTTCCTGCAGAACAAGGTGCCCAAGCTGCTCGTCGATGACCTCTCGCCGGTGAGCTGGCCGGCCGACCCCACCCTGGAGTGGTGTCCCCCCGGTCACGGTGACATCTACACCGCGCTGGTCGGCAGCGGCCTGCTGGACCAGCTGCTCGAGGCCGGCATGGAGCGGATCTTCGTCTCCAACTCCGACAACCTCGGAGCAGTCGCCGACCCGCGGGTGGCCGGCTGGTTCGCGCAGAGCGGTGCACCGTTCGCCATCGAAGCGGCACGGCGTACGGCCTCGGACCGCAAGGGCGGCCACTTCGCCCGCCGCCGCAGCGACGGCCGGATCATCCTGCGCGAGTCGGGCCAGACCCGCGACGAGGACCGCGCGGCGCTGGCCGACCTGGACCGGCACCGTTACATGAGCACCAACAACCTGTGGGTCGACCTGGTGGCGCTGAAGCGCCTCCTCGACGAGCGCCACGGCGTGGTCGGCCTGCCGCTGATCCGCAACGTCAAGCACGTCGACCCGGCCGACCCGACCTCGCCTGAGGTGATCCAGGTCGAGACCGCGATGGGCGCGGCGATCGAGGTCTTCGAGGGCGCGCGCACGATCGAGGTGGGCCGCGACAGGTTCGTCCCGGTGAAGACCACCGACGACCTGCTCGTGCTGCGCTCGGACGTCTATGACCTCGGGTCCGACTTCGTGCTGGAGCAGGTCGCGGAGGGTCTTCCCTACGTCGCGCTCGACCCGAAGGTCTACCGACTGGTCCGCGAGTTCGACCAGAGGTTCCCCGAGGGTGCTCCCTCCCTGCGGGATGCGTCGTCGCTGACGGTCGAGGGGGACTGGACCTTCGAGCACGGGGTCCGGGTCAAGGGAGCGGTCGCGCTCGAGAAGCCGTCCTCCGCCAAACGAGTCTCGTCTGGAAGTGTCCTGGGTGACTGA
- a CDS encoding 5-formyltetrahydrofolate cyclo-ligase, with protein sequence MRPSGPMAKRDLRRRLLAARAGLGPTELAQAAAEITQHLLADQQVCRARTVAAYVPVGREPGSARLLDALVARGTQVLLPVLLPDDDLDWAPYSGSLVEASGGLLEPDGARLGPQAIAEADVVLVPGLAVDAHGIRMGRGGGSYDRALAGVPAGVLTIVVLHDGEVLDQVPCEPHDCPVGAVVTPSGLHRF encoded by the coding sequence ATGCGCCCCTCCGGACCGATGGCCAAGCGTGACCTGCGCCGACGACTCCTCGCTGCCCGCGCCGGACTCGGCCCCACCGAGCTGGCGCAGGCCGCGGCCGAGATCACCCAGCATCTGCTCGCCGACCAGCAGGTATGTCGTGCCCGCACCGTGGCTGCCTATGTCCCGGTCGGTCGCGAACCCGGCTCCGCTCGACTCCTGGATGCCCTGGTCGCCCGGGGTACGCAGGTGCTGTTGCCGGTGCTGCTGCCCGACGACGACCTGGACTGGGCGCCCTACTCCGGCTCCTTGGTGGAGGCGTCGGGCGGGCTCCTCGAGCCGGACGGTGCCCGGCTGGGACCGCAGGCGATCGCCGAGGCCGACGTGGTGCTGGTGCCCGGGCTGGCCGTCGACGCGCACGGCATCAGGATGGGCCGAGGTGGCGGTTCCTATGACCGCGCGCTGGCGGGGGTGCCGGCCGGCGTGCTCACCATCGTCGTCCTGCACGACGGCGAGGTCCTCGACCAAGTCCCCTGCGAGCCACACGACTGCCCGGTCGGTGCGGTGGTCACCCCCTCAGGGCTGCACCGCTTCTGA
- a CDS encoding penicillin acylase family protein — MDLKQRWQTFRSWPWGVRWASYVTAALVLTLIATLLTGTVLVRRPFPLVDGEIELAGLKGNVQVIRDDNGIPQIYADTTSDLMLAQGFVHAQDRFFEMDVRRHITAGRLSELFGESTLETDKMVRTMGWRRVAERELPMLEPETRAALQSYADGVNQYLDNRSNSRIALEYTVLGLGGLDYTPEKWTPVDSLAWLKAMAWDLRGNMEDEIARAMLSVSHTESEVADLYPSYPYAEHEPIVTQGALVDGRYEPRATEPGSRDPARPGYTADQLDVLDETRKALGSVPELVGQGPGIGSNSWVVDGEHSATGEPLLANDPHLSTSIPGIWYQVGLHCRKISSDCPFNVSGFSFSGVPGVVIGHNDDIAWGFTNLGPDVTDLYLERVTGKQWEYDGELRPLQIRQETIKVRDGEDFELTIRETDHGPLVSDVSSELSTVGANAQIAGEDRTNHAVALRWTALDPAPTADAILGLNRASNWDEFRAAAASFSVPAQNLVYADREGHIGYQAPGRIPIRKSGNDGTRPAAGWLPENDWSGKDIPFDSLPKAFDPEEGFIVTANQAAVGESYGPHLTDDWDYGYRSQRIRELLEGEGDVSVSEMADIQVDDFNSFASVLVPRLLDIELPGGYRRDGQEELADWDYHQSADSAGAAYFNIVWRNVLELTFHDEMRESLHPDGGSRWWLVMTNLLDDPRNSWWDNKDTQHVERRDEILRDAMIEASDDIVRLLARNPADWEWGRLHRLDLRHQTLGESGIAPVEALFNRLGARIGGGGSIVNATNWDANEGFTVTSAPSMRMVVSMADFDDSRWINLTGASGHAFHRNYTDQRDLFVEGRMLPWRFSRKAVKESGRDTLLLRPGS, encoded by the coding sequence GTGGATCTCAAGCAGCGCTGGCAAACCTTCCGCTCGTGGCCCTGGGGCGTGCGCTGGGCGAGCTATGTCACGGCCGCCCTGGTACTCACCCTGATCGCCACGCTGCTGACCGGGACGGTCCTGGTCCGTCGACCGTTCCCTCTGGTCGACGGCGAGATCGAGCTGGCCGGGCTCAAGGGCAACGTCCAGGTGATCCGTGACGACAACGGCATCCCGCAGATCTATGCCGACACCACCTCGGACCTGATGCTGGCCCAGGGTTTCGTGCACGCCCAGGACCGCTTCTTCGAGATGGACGTACGCCGTCACATCACCGCCGGTCGCCTCTCTGAGCTGTTCGGCGAGAGCACGCTCGAGACCGACAAGATGGTGCGCACGATGGGGTGGCGCCGGGTCGCCGAGCGCGAGCTGCCTATGCTCGAGCCCGAGACCCGCGCTGCGTTGCAGTCCTACGCCGACGGCGTCAACCAGTACCTCGACAACCGCTCCAACTCCCGGATCGCCCTTGAATACACGGTCCTGGGCCTGGGTGGGCTCGACTACACCCCGGAGAAGTGGACCCCGGTCGACTCGCTGGCCTGGCTCAAGGCGATGGCGTGGGACCTGCGCGGCAACATGGAGGACGAGATCGCCCGGGCGATGCTCTCGGTCTCCCACACGGAAAGCGAGGTCGCCGACCTCTATCCGTCCTATCCCTATGCCGAGCACGAGCCGATCGTCACCCAGGGCGCACTGGTCGACGGGCGCTATGAGCCCCGGGCCACCGAGCCGGGATCACGCGACCCCGCCCGCCCGGGCTATACCGCCGACCAGCTCGACGTACTCGACGAGACCCGCAAGGCGCTCGGTTCTGTCCCCGAGCTCGTCGGACAAGGCCCCGGCATCGGCTCCAACAGCTGGGTCGTCGACGGCGAGCACTCCGCCACCGGTGAGCCGCTGCTGGCCAACGACCCGCACCTGTCCACCAGCATCCCCGGCATCTGGTACCAGGTCGGCCTGCACTGCCGCAAGATCTCCTCGGACTGCCCGTTCAACGTGTCCGGCTTCAGCTTCTCGGGGGTCCCCGGCGTCGTGATCGGCCACAACGACGACATTGCGTGGGGCTTCACGAACCTGGGCCCCGACGTCACCGACCTCTACCTCGAGCGGGTCACCGGCAAGCAGTGGGAGTACGACGGTGAGCTGCGGCCGCTGCAGATCCGCCAGGAGACCATCAAGGTCCGTGACGGCGAGGACTTCGAGCTCACGATCCGTGAGACCGACCACGGTCCTTTGGTCTCAGACGTGTCGAGCGAGCTCAGCACGGTCGGTGCCAACGCCCAGATCGCGGGCGAGGATCGGACCAACCATGCGGTCGCACTGCGCTGGACCGCACTCGATCCCGCACCGACCGCGGACGCCATCCTCGGTCTCAACCGCGCGTCCAACTGGGACGAGTTCAGGGCGGCCGCCGCGTCGTTCTCGGTGCCTGCACAGAACCTGGTCTATGCCGACCGCGAGGGACACATCGGCTACCAAGCGCCGGGACGGATCCCGATCCGCAAGTCCGGCAACGACGGCACCCGCCCGGCCGCGGGTTGGCTCCCGGAGAACGACTGGAGCGGCAAGGACATCCCCTTCGACTCGTTGCCCAAGGCCTTCGACCCGGAGGAAGGCTTCATCGTCACGGCCAACCAGGCCGCGGTGGGGGAGTCGTACGGGCCTCACCTGACCGACGACTGGGACTACGGCTATCGCTCGCAACGCATCCGCGAGCTCCTCGAGGGAGAGGGCGACGTCTCGGTCTCGGAGATGGCCGACATCCAGGTCGACGACTTCAACTCGTTCGCCAGCGTGCTGGTGCCCCGATTGCTCGACATCGAGCTGCCCGGTGGCTATCGGCGCGACGGCCAGGAGGAGCTGGCCGACTGGGACTACCATCAGTCCGCGGACTCCGCGGGTGCGGCCTACTTCAACATCGTGTGGCGCAACGTCCTCGAGCTCACCTTCCACGACGAGATGCGCGAGTCCCTGCACCCCGACGGCGGCAGCCGCTGGTGGCTGGTGATGACGAACCTGCTCGATGACCCACGCAACTCCTGGTGGGACAACAAGGACACCCAGCACGTGGAGCGGCGCGACGAGATCCTGCGCGACGCGATGATCGAGGCCAGCGACGACATCGTGCGCCTCCTGGCCCGCAACCCGGCCGACTGGGAGTGGGGCCGGCTGCACCGCCTCGACCTGCGCCACCAGACGCTCGGCGAGTCCGGGATTGCCCCGGTCGAGGCGCTGTTCAACCGACTCGGCGCGCGGATCGGCGGGGGCGGCTCGATCGTGAACGCCACGAACTGGGACGCGAACGAGGGGTTCACCGTCACCTCGGCCCCGTCGATGCGGATGGTCGTCTCGATGGCCGACTTCGACGACTCGCGCTGGATCAACCTCACCGGAGCCTCGGGCCACGCCTTCCACCGCAACTACACCGACCAACGCGACCTCTTCGTCGAGGGCCGGATGTTGCCGTGGCGATTCTCCAGGAAGGCCGTCAAGGAGTCAGGGCGCGACACCCTGCTGCTGCGGCCCGGTTCCTGA
- a CDS encoding FmdB family zinc ribbon protein, with protein MPTYQYACTECGHAFEQFQSFSDDALTVCPECEGRLRKVFNAVGVVFKGSGFYRTDSRGSGSSSTLPASDSGSSSSAKSSSSSDSSSSSSSSSSSASASSSSSSSDAPSTT; from the coding sequence GTGCCGACCTACCAGTACGCCTGCACCGAATGCGGACACGCCTTCGAGCAGTTCCAGAGCTTCAGCGACGACGCCCTCACCGTGTGCCCCGAGTGCGAGGGCCGGCTGCGCAAGGTGTTCAACGCAGTGGGTGTGGTCTTCAAGGGCTCCGGCTTCTATCGCACCGACTCTCGCGGTTCGGGCAGCAGCTCCACCCTGCCCGCCTCGGACTCCGGCAGCTCCTCGTCCGCCAAGTCGTCGAGCTCCTCCGACTCCTCCAGCTCCTCGAGCAGCAGTTCCTCGTCAGCCTCCGCCAGCTCCAGCTCGTCCTCCTCTGACGCGCCGAGCACCACCTGA
- a CDS encoding SAF domain-containing protein translates to MQLPNLDESRRALRRLVLRRRRLLSALLLGLAVLAGLRAVAPPPASTTTVVVAAHDLPAGAVVTEADLTTVALPDAAVPTGLASTTYAIGRSTTGPVRRGEPITTVRLVGESLLKGYSGLVAVPVRLPDSEVVGLVRVGDRIDLLATDPGTGDTREVGHHLLVIALPQNRPPAQQNQSQGRLIVVGATSAMSRDITSAGVTMYLTAVFSR, encoded by the coding sequence ATGCAACTGCCGAACCTGGACGAGTCCCGCCGCGCACTCCGGCGCCTGGTGCTGCGCCGGCGCCGTCTGCTCTCTGCATTGTTGCTGGGCCTGGCTGTCCTGGCGGGCCTCCGCGCCGTGGCTCCCCCACCGGCGTCCACGACAACCGTCGTTGTCGCGGCCCACGACCTGCCTGCCGGCGCCGTGGTCACCGAGGCGGACCTGACCACGGTCGCCCTGCCCGACGCTGCAGTGCCCACCGGCCTCGCCTCCACGACCTATGCCATCGGTCGCTCCACGACCGGTCCGGTACGTCGTGGCGAGCCGATCACCACCGTGCGCCTGGTCGGTGAGTCGTTGCTCAAGGGCTATTCCGGCCTGGTGGCCGTGCCGGTGCGTCTCCCGGATTCCGAGGTCGTCGGCCTGGTGCGCGTCGGTGATCGGATCGACCTGCTGGCGACCGATCCCGGGACGGGCGACACGCGCGAGGTCGGCCATCACCTTCTCGTGATCGCATTACCCCAGAACCGGCCTCCTGCGCAGCAGAATCAGTCACAAGGGCGTCTGATCGTGGTGGGCGCCACGTCCGCGATGTCCCGAGATATCACCTCTGCGGGGGTCACTATGTATCTGACGGCAGTTTTTTCACGCTAG
- a CDS encoding MscL family protein — protein MQGFKEFVLRGNLVELAVAFIMGTAFAKVVEAFTGVLMGFIGKVGGEPNFDGVELLDVNVGVFLTQLVSFLIIAAVVYFFVVTPYNKAKEHFFADEPEASAPEIVLLQEIRDSLQTRGGQI, from the coding sequence ATGCAGGGATTCAAGGAATTCGTTCTCAGAGGAAATCTGGTCGAGCTCGCTGTCGCCTTCATCATGGGCACCGCGTTTGCCAAGGTGGTCGAGGCGTTCACCGGCGTACTGATGGGCTTCATCGGCAAAGTCGGCGGCGAGCCGAACTTCGACGGTGTCGAGCTGCTCGACGTCAACGTCGGCGTCTTCCTGACCCAACTGGTCAGCTTCTTGATCATCGCCGCGGTCGTCTACTTCTTCGTGGTGACGCCCTACAACAAGGCCAAGGAGCACTTCTTCGCCGACGAGCCCGAGGCCTCGGCGCCGGAGATCGTCCTGCTCCAGGAGATCCGTGACTCGCTGCAGACCCGCGGCGGCCAGATCTGA